Proteins from a single region of Nitratidesulfovibrio sp.:
- a CDS encoding TerC family protein, translated as MSGYMLWGGFNLFVLVLLAFDLGVLHRKDKEMSLSGALWMSLAYFALALAFGGGVFVFMGEQKGLEYITGYLIEKSLSVDNIFVFVLVFTHFAVPAALQYRVLFWGILGALAMRAGLILAGAAILNAFHWVIYVFGGFLVITGIKMLLAADSEPDLSGNRVVRLFRRHFRLTEGYEGGHFVVRKNGLLHATPLLVVLVIIEFSDLVFALDSIPAIFAVSTDPFIVYTSNVFAILGLRALYFALAGVIHRFRYLKYGLSLVLVFIGGKMIVNAAFDAKVISTSVALLVTFAIIAGSMLISVLKTRGAGAEAQAAPPLGWVPGTPSKSEVPGDDTSKAPR; from the coding sequence ATGTCCGGCTACATGCTTTGGGGCGGCTTCAACCTCTTCGTGCTCGTCCTGCTTGCCTTCGACCTTGGCGTGCTGCACCGCAAGGACAAGGAGATGTCCCTGTCCGGCGCGTTGTGGATGAGCCTTGCCTACTTCGCGCTGGCACTGGCCTTCGGCGGCGGCGTATTCGTGTTCATGGGCGAGCAGAAGGGGCTGGAATACATCACCGGCTACCTCATCGAAAAAAGCCTCAGCGTGGACAACATTTTCGTGTTCGTGCTGGTGTTCACCCATTTCGCGGTGCCTGCCGCGTTGCAGTACCGGGTGCTGTTCTGGGGCATCCTGGGCGCGCTGGCCATGCGCGCCGGGCTGATCCTGGCCGGGGCGGCCATCCTGAACGCCTTCCACTGGGTCATCTACGTGTTCGGCGGGTTTCTGGTCATCACCGGCATCAAGATGCTGCTGGCCGCCGACAGCGAACCAGACCTTTCGGGCAACCGGGTGGTGCGGCTGTTCCGCCGCCACTTCCGGCTGACGGAAGGCTACGAGGGCGGGCACTTCGTGGTGCGCAAGAACGGCCTGCTGCACGCCACCCCGTTGCTGGTGGTGCTGGTGATCATTGAATTCTCCGACCTGGTCTTTGCGCTGGACTCCATCCCCGCCATCTTCGCCGTGTCCACCGACCCGTTCATCGTGTACACCTCCAACGTGTTCGCCATCCTGGGCCTGCGGGCGCTGTACTTTGCGCTGGCGGGGGTCATCCACCGCTTCCGCTACCTCAAGTACGGCCTGTCGCTGGTGCTGGTATTCATTGGCGGCAAGATGATCGTCAACGCCGCCTTCGACGCCAAGGTCATATCCACCAGCGTGGCCCTGCTGGTGACGTTTGCCATCATCGCCGGGTCCATGCTGATCTCGGTGCTGAAGACGCGCGGCGCAGGCGCCGAGGCACAGGCCGCCCCGCCCCTGGGTTGGGTGCCGGGCACCCCCAGCAAGAGCGAAGTGCCGGGGGACGACACCAGCAAGGCCCCGCGTTGA
- a CDS encoding TraR/DksA family transcriptional regulator: MREETIAVVRRRLKQEIRDLREALDRWRGVQGVEDAGDPERLPDVDGMTYRSWKQRTEARLQVLRATLERLDDEDFGYCDDCGNEIPAARLLAVPTTTRCVHCMSEREERGVQARPMVF, translated from the coding sequence ATGCGTGAAGAAACCATTGCCGTGGTACGGCGCAGACTGAAGCAGGAAATCCGAGACCTGCGCGAGGCCCTGGACCGCTGGCGCGGCGTGCAGGGCGTGGAGGACGCGGGCGACCCCGAACGGCTGCCCGACGTGGACGGCATGACCTATCGTTCGTGGAAGCAACGTACCGAGGCCCGCTTGCAGGTGCTGCGTGCCACGCTGGAACGGCTGGACGACGAGGATTTCGGCTACTGCGACGATTGCGGCAACGAGATTCCCGCCGCGCGGCTGCTGGCCGTGCCCACCACCACCCGCTGCGTGCACTGCATGTCCGAGCGCGAAGAGCGCGGGGTGCAGGCCCGGCCCATGGTGTTCTGA
- a CDS encoding fused MFS/spermidine synthase produces the protein MLDAIMFLSGTMVMVLEMVGARLLAPHLGTSVIVWTSLIGVVLASLSAGYWLGGRLADRTLSRRTLSRILAGAALSVLAVALSHGRVVGWVAGGLDSLYLAAVVAAVLLFAVPGVLCGMVSPYVVRLALSDMDTSGAVVGRLYAVSTAGSILGTFLGGMVLVSWFGSTLILHGVAACLLGASLLAHPRAPLARLALLAGVGALAWASHAYAAFAERYYGVRVTETPYNHIRVYDATLAGRPLRLLATDPGRYQSAAYPDDMAELALPYTRFYALGPALVPGARRVLMLGGGGYSVPKWLLSGRAGLNADALRVDVVELDPDMTGVARRHFGLADDARLRIFHEDARAFLNRRAQARAGQGDGGAGAVAASDVGATVGGGEADRYDLIFTDIFNSYYSVPFHVGTVEAARRMRALLADDGAVVMNIISAAGGEDGRLFRAIRAAFAASFADVRVYAVATADSVDYVQNLMLVARPVTGLPETPAAALSPDLREMLTRRLELPTAGAGVARDDVPPLTDEYAPVERYALGLVRWR, from the coding sequence ATGCTCGACGCGATCATGTTCTTGTCCGGCACCATGGTCATGGTGCTCGAAATGGTGGGGGCGCGCCTGCTGGCCCCGCATCTGGGCACCTCGGTCATCGTCTGGACCAGCCTGATTGGCGTGGTGCTGGCCAGCCTGAGCGCGGGCTACTGGCTGGGGGGCCGTCTGGCCGACCGCACCTTGTCGCGGCGCACCCTGTCACGCATCCTGGCCGGGGCCGCGCTGTCCGTGCTGGCCGTGGCCCTGTCGCATGGCCGGGTGGTGGGCTGGGTGGCCGGGGGGCTTGATTCGCTGTACCTCGCCGCCGTGGTGGCCGCCGTGCTGCTGTTCGCGGTGCCGGGCGTGCTGTGCGGCATGGTATCGCCCTACGTGGTGCGCCTGGCCCTGTCGGACATGGACACCTCCGGCGCGGTGGTGGGGCGGCTGTACGCCGTGTCCACGGCTGGCAGCATTCTGGGCACCTTTCTGGGCGGCATGGTGCTGGTTTCGTGGTTCGGCAGCACGCTGATCCTGCACGGGGTGGCGGCCTGCCTGCTGGGGGCCTCGCTGCTGGCGCACCCCCGCGCGCCGCTGGCCCGGCTGGCCCTGCTGGCCGGGGTGGGCGCGCTGGCCTGGGCCTCGCACGCTTACGCCGCCTTTGCGGAACGCTATTACGGGGTGCGGGTGACCGAAACGCCGTACAACCACATCCGGGTCTACGACGCCACTCTGGCCGGGCGCCCCCTGCGCCTGCTGGCCACCGATCCGGGCCGCTACCAGTCCGCCGCCTACCCGGACGACATGGCCGAACTGGCCCTGCCGTACACCCGCTTCTACGCGCTGGGCCCGGCGCTGGTGCCCGGCGCACGCCGGGTGCTGATGCTAGGCGGCGGCGGGTATTCCGTGCCCAAGTGGCTGCTTTCCGGGCGGGCCGGGCTAAACGCGGATGCGCTGCGGGTGGACGTGGTGGAACTGGACCCCGACATGACCGGGGTTGCCCGCCGTCACTTCGGCCTGGCGGACGACGCGCGGTTGCGCATCTTTCACGAGGACGCGCGGGCCTTCCTGAACCGGCGGGCGCAGGCACGGGCCGGGCAGGGAGACGGGGGTGCCGGTGCCGTCGCCGCCAGCGATGTCGGCGCCACCGTGGGAGGGGGCGAGGCGGACCGCTATGACCTGATCTTCACCGACATATTCAACTCGTACTATTCCGTGCCCTTCCACGTGGGCACGGTGGAGGCGGCCCGGCGCATGCGCGCGCTGCTGGCCGACGACGGGGCCGTGGTCATGAACATCATCTCCGCCGCCGGGGGCGAGGACGGGCGACTGTTCCGGGCCATCCGCGCGGCCTTTGCCGCCTCGTTCGCGGACGTGCGGGTGTATGCCGTGGCCACCGCAGATTCCGTGGACTACGTGCAGAACCTGATGCTGGTGGCCCGGCCCGTGACGGGGCTGCCGGAAACGCCCGCCGCCGCCCTGTCGCCGGACCTGCGCGAGATGCTTACCCGTCGGCTGGAATTGCCCACGGCAGGAGCGGGCGTGGCGCGCGACGACGTGCCCCCGCTGACCGACGAATACGCCCCGGTGGAGCGGTATGCGCTGGGGTTGGTGCGCTGGCGGTAG
- a CDS encoding CreA family protein, which translates to MLALAAPARADDSEVGCVTTEWKLLGANHQVCVFAFQDPRIPGVSCFISQAKTGGISGSLGLAEDPSNFSVSCSQTGPITIPDKLPAKENVFKESTSVFFKATRVTRLWDKQRNTLVYLAVSRRVIEGSPYNSVSTVPVRQ; encoded by the coding sequence ATGCTGGCCCTGGCCGCTCCCGCGCGCGCCGACGACAGCGAGGTGGGTTGCGTGACCACCGAATGGAAGCTGCTGGGCGCCAACCATCAGGTGTGCGTCTTCGCCTTCCAGGATCCGCGCATTCCCGGGGTGTCCTGCTTCATCAGCCAGGCCAAGACCGGCGGCATCAGCGGCAGCCTGGGACTGGCGGAAGATCCCTCCAACTTCTCCGTCTCGTGCAGCCAGACCGGCCCCATCACCATTCCGGACAAGCTGCCCGCCAAGGAAAACGTGTTCAAGGAATCGACCTCGGTGTTCTTCAAGGCCACCCGGGTGACCCGGCTGTGGGACAAGCAGCGCAACACGCTAGTGTACCTTGCGGTAAGCCGCCGGGTCATCGAGGGCTCGCCCTACAATTCCGTGTCCACGGTGCCGGTGCGCCAGTAG
- a CDS encoding DUF5334 family protein, whose product MKHTIRPLVRPFALAALLSLTLPCAAMAWDGFDTESGHLVEVDVDAVPMRGEIVDVFDCDTKETATLMVDAVKNNARTVELTVRESDTGRTRILVMEAR is encoded by the coding sequence ATGAAGCACACCATCCGCCCGCTCGTCCGCCCGTTCGCCTTGGCCGCGCTGCTGTCCCTGACCCTGCCCTGCGCCGCCATGGCGTGGGACGGCTTTGACACCGAATCGGGCCATCTCGTGGAAGTCGATGTGGATGCCGTGCCCATGCGCGGCGAGATCGTCGACGTGTTCGACTGCGACACCAAGGAGACGGCCACACTGATGGTGGACGCCGTGAAGAACAACGCCCGCACCGTGGAACTCACCGTGCGCGAGTCCGACACCGGGCGCACGCGCATCCTGGTGATGGAAGCCCGCTAG
- the msrB gene encoding peptide-methionine (R)-S-oxide reductase MsrB, translating into MFAAYATLRSTRRSPGAKPRLLSRVAARLMRTPRHRPGQDAADAAASRPAHRRIRTREGLPDLLWLLLAVLLFALLAGQPGMAAPQSPSAAGAPTSGAAPSDAAPLPTHTPNAAHGTSGDKGDIPMTASAPWQGFSKPTDKELRDRLTPQQYEVTQKEGTERAFHNEYWDEKRQGIYVDVVSGEPLFLSSDKYDSGTGWPSFTRPVTPEAVTEHVDRTLWMVRTEVRSRLAGSHLGHVFPDGPAPTGLRYCMNSAAMRFVPREAMQAEGYGEFLKMLP; encoded by the coding sequence ATGTTCGCTGCATACGCCACGCTACGTTCCACCCGCCGCTCCCCAGGCGCCAAGCCGCGCCTGCTCTCGCGCGTTGCCGCCCGCCTGATGCGCACCCCCCGCCATCGCCCCGGCCAGGATGCGGCAGACGCCGCCGCATCTCGCCCCGCCCACCGCCGCATCCGCACGCGCGAAGGCCTGCCCGACCTGCTCTGGCTGTTGCTGGCCGTACTGCTGTTCGCCCTGCTGGCCGGGCAACCGGGCATGGCGGCGCCGCAGTCCCCATCGGCGGCCGGCGCACCCACATCCGGCGCGGCACCATCCGATGCCGCCCCCCTTCCGACACACACCCCGAACGCCGCGCATGGCACATCCGGGGACAAGGGAGACATTCCCATGACCGCATCCGCACCATGGCAAGGCTTTTCCAAACCAACCGACAAGGAACTGCGCGACCGCCTCACGCCCCAGCAATACGAGGTCACCCAGAAGGAAGGCACCGAACGTGCCTTCCACAACGAATACTGGGACGAGAAGCGACAGGGCATATACGTGGACGTGGTATCGGGCGAACCGCTGTTCCTTTCGTCCGACAAGTACGATTCGGGCACCGGCTGGCCCAGCTTCACCCGGCCCGTGACACCCGAGGCGGTGACCGAGCACGTGGACCGCACCCTGTGGATGGTGCGCACGGAGGTGCGCAGCCGCCTTGCCGGGTCGCACCTGGGGCACGTGTTTCCCGACGGACCGGCCCCCACGGGCCTGCGCTATTGCATGAACTCGGCCGCGATGCGCTTCGTCCCGCGAGAGGCCATGCAGGCCGAGGGGTACGGGGAATTCCTCAAGATGCTGCCGTAA
- a CDS encoding formate dehydrogenase accessory protein FdhE — translation MTFDFDRELQRLEGKLKALRSKEYIPDALLEIVARTAAIQLEARAAAQADQPAGSASGLSPELIAGLATPEAHAQGAPLLPRDAFTYDRVRTAATFGRLLAMMRAAGGSLGTAAEVVREAMEKGELAVEDACDAALRDDVAWFDAWALRLNDAPSLVRFLAMGSVVPSVEVLAQAVAAEHARRTGADQPGATPVVWQHGHCPVCGSAPLVGRLVGKEGALHHTCSFCRHEYRAKRLQCPFCLENESKNLEYFTADGEPGFQVHVCTSCKGYIKVADFREFDRVSIPVLDDLESLALDIVARQQGYARPTASAWGF, via the coding sequence ATGACCTTCGATTTCGATCGCGAGTTGCAACGCCTTGAAGGCAAGCTGAAAGCCCTGCGCAGCAAGGAATACATCCCCGACGCCCTGCTGGAGATCGTGGCGCGCACCGCCGCCATCCAGTTGGAGGCGCGCGCCGCCGCGCAGGCGGACCAGCCCGCTGGATCAGCCTCCGGGCTGTCCCCCGAGTTGATTGCCGGACTGGCCACGCCGGAGGCCCACGCCCAGGGCGCGCCGCTGCTCCCGCGCGATGCATTTACCTACGACAGGGTGCGCACGGCGGCCACCTTCGGTCGCCTGCTGGCCATGATGCGCGCCGCCGGGGGCAGCCTTGGCACCGCCGCAGAAGTGGTGCGCGAGGCCATGGAAAAGGGCGAACTTGCCGTGGAGGACGCCTGCGACGCGGCCCTGCGCGACGACGTGGCCTGGTTCGACGCCTGGGCCTTGCGCCTGAACGACGCCCCCAGCCTGGTGCGCTTTCTGGCCATGGGCAGCGTGGTGCCCTCGGTGGAGGTGCTGGCTCAGGCAGTGGCGGCGGAACACGCCCGCCGTACCGGCGCGGACCAGCCGGGCGCAACCCCGGTGGTCTGGCAGCACGGCCACTGCCCGGTGTGCGGCAGTGCGCCGCTGGTGGGCCGCCTGGTGGGCAAGGAAGGGGCGTTGCACCACACCTGCTCGTTCTGCCGCCACGAATACCGCGCCAAGCGGTTGCAGTGTCCGTTCTGCCTGGAGAACGAATCGAAGAACCTCGAATACTTCACCGCCGATGGCGAGCCCGGCTTTCAGGTGCATGTCTGCACGTCGTGCAAGGGGTACATCAAGGTGGCGGATTTCCGCGAGTTCGACCGCGTGTCCATTCCGGTGCTGGACGACCTGGAGTCGCTGGCGCTGGACATCGTGGCGCGCCAGCAGGGCTACGCGCGGCCCACGGCGTCTGCCTGGGGGTTCTGA
- a CDS encoding formate dehydrogenase accessory sulfurtransferase FdhD, with the protein MTGGDATRLPDGANGVAGAMPRPVSVRRYKDAAWGDVDDVLSREVPVRVEWSPEPGEAGIAAGATRLWAWPHGLADLALGHVLLDRVHPAVTGQEPGAWGIRHAGTVAEVSEGGSLGFAVSLRAAPRVTAPQPPVPMRAAVLLDAMRAFMGEEGLWDGTGCFHRAGVYDPVQGRLLRRAEDIGRHNCIDRLAGWAAREGVDLAPRLLLVSARVTASLFAKARRAGFSFIVSRSAVTTGSVDMATEQGVTLVGFARDREERFTVFADAGGRVQE; encoded by the coding sequence ATGACCGGGGGCGACGCGACGCGACTGCCGGATGGTGCAAACGGGGTCGCCGGGGCCATGCCGCGCCCGGTTTCCGTGCGCCGCTACAAGGATGCGGCCTGGGGCGACGTGGACGACGTGCTGAGCCGCGAGGTGCCGGTGCGCGTGGAATGGAGCCCGGAACCGGGCGAGGCGGGCATCGCCGCCGGAGCCACCCGGCTGTGGGCCTGGCCGCACGGCCTGGCCGACCTGGCCCTTGGGCACGTGCTGCTGGACCGGGTGCACCCCGCCGTGACCGGGCAGGAACCGGGGGCGTGGGGCATCCGCCACGCGGGCACGGTGGCCGAGGTGAGCGAGGGCGGCAGCCTTGGCTTTGCCGTAAGCCTGCGTGCCGCACCGCGCGTCACGGCGCCGCAACCGCCCGTGCCCATGCGGGCCGCCGTGCTGCTGGACGCCATGCGCGCCTTCATGGGCGAGGAAGGACTGTGGGACGGCACCGGCTGCTTTCACCGCGCGGGCGTGTACGATCCCGTGCAGGGCCGCCTGCTGCGCCGGGCCGAGGACATCGGTCGCCACAACTGCATCGACCGCCTGGCCGGATGGGCCGCGCGCGAAGGCGTGGACCTGGCCCCCCGGCTGCTGCTGGTTTCCGCGCGGGTGACGGCCAGTCTGTTCGCCAAGGCGCGCAGGGCGGGTTTTTCGTTCATCGTCAGCCGTTCCGCCGTGACCACCGGCTCGGTGGACATGGCCACGGAACAGGGCGTGACCCTGGTGGGCTTTGCGCGGGACCGCGAGGAGCGCTTTACCGTGTTTGCCGATGCCGGGGGCAGGGTGCAGGAATGA
- a CDS encoding molybdenum cofactor guanylyltransferase, whose protein sequence is MRRRGTEHAENTPGDGVDAAHGIALAQPRDDSPDRDDTPDRDAPPPSEDAAHGIVGVVLAGGLSTRLGQDKTRLRLHGESAPGMLARTAELLHAVTGEVWISCRGNRPCPVSESGVDGPYYRLNDEVEGMGPFGGVITALRVAQGPVLVLSCDLPFMERAVLERLLARRAARRPGALMTTFRQVETGFIESLVAIYEFEALPLFRQALEDGERKLSRVVPPDLREHIPYSVSEALPFFNINYPADLEMARRIIGAL, encoded by the coding sequence ATGAGACGCCGGGGCACGGAGCACGCGGAAAATACGCCTGGGGACGGGGTGGACGCCGCCCACGGCATCGCCTTGGCCCAGCCCCGTGACGATTCGCCGGACAGGGATGACACCCCGGACAGGGATGCCCCGCCGCCATCTGAGGACGCAGCGCACGGCATCGTCGGCGTGGTGCTGGCGGGCGGGTTGTCCACCCGGCTCGGGCAGGACAAGACCCGGCTGCGCCTGCATGGCGAATCCGCGCCGGGCATGCTGGCCCGTACGGCAGAGCTGCTGCACGCGGTCACCGGCGAGGTGTGGATTTCCTGCCGGGGCAACCGGCCCTGCCCGGTGTCCGAATCCGGCGTCGATGGCCCCTACTACCGCCTGAACGACGAGGTGGAGGGCATGGGGCCGTTCGGCGGGGTGATCACCGCCCTGCGCGTGGCACAGGGGCCGGTGCTGGTACTCTCGTGCGATTTGCCGTTCATGGAGCGCGCCGTGCTGGAACGGTTGCTGGCCCGGCGGGCAGCGCGGCGACCGGGAGCGCTGATGACCACCTTTCGGCAGGTGGAGACCGGCTTCATCGAATCGCTGGTGGCCATATACGAATTCGAGGCCCTGCCGCTGTTCCGGCAGGCACTGGAGGACGGAGAACGCAAGCTGAGCCGGGTGGTGCCGCCGGACCTGCGCGAGCACATTCCCTACTCGGTGAGCGAAGCCCTGCCGTTCTTCAACATCAACTACCCCGCCGACCTCGAGATGGCCCGGCGGATCATCGGCGCGCTGTAG
- the moaA gene encoding GTP 3',8-cyclase MoaA, translating to MAAGTVPDGATLTDTHGRKVRYLRLSVTDRCNLRCSYCWGCTEMRFIPHDDVLRYEEMVRIVDVAVEEGVEKVRLTGGEPFVRKGLTGFLDMLHQRHPALDIRITTNGTLLAPHAGVLRGLGVSTVNISLDTFRRDRFAATTGRDMLAQVLEGIHAALDAGLAVKINAVALKGVNDDELAAFLDFARRHPVDVRFIEFMPMGGGTSWTEDQFWGAPDILSAAGRLADLVPLAPGERRKGPAKLWGIAGGLGRFGLITPLSDHFCGDCNRLRVTPDGRLRTCLFSDREYRLRPLLRHPKLGPDAVRRVLRLANRRKPLGYQLLARVRAGQLAELRGTGQELPNAPCEGGTAVANRRMSAIGG from the coding sequence ATGGCAGCGGGCACCGTGCCCGACGGCGCCACCCTGACCGACACGCATGGCCGCAAGGTGCGTTACCTGCGCCTGTCGGTCACCGACCGCTGCAACCTGCGCTGCTCGTACTGTTGGGGTTGCACGGAAATGCGCTTCATCCCCCACGACGATGTGCTGCGCTACGAGGAAATGGTGCGCATCGTGGACGTGGCCGTGGAAGAGGGCGTGGAAAAGGTGCGCCTGACCGGGGGCGAACCCTTCGTGCGCAAGGGGCTGACCGGCTTTCTGGACATGCTGCACCAGCGTCATCCGGCGCTGGACATCCGCATCACCACCAACGGCACCCTGCTGGCCCCGCACGCTGGCGTGCTGCGCGGCCTTGGTGTGAGCACGGTGAACATCTCGCTGGATACCTTCCGGCGCGACCGATTTGCCGCCACCACCGGGCGCGACATGCTGGCCCAGGTGCTGGAAGGCATCCACGCCGCGCTGGACGCGGGGCTGGCCGTGAAGATCAACGCCGTGGCCCTGAAGGGCGTCAACGACGACGAACTGGCCGCCTTCCTCGACTTTGCGCGCCGCCATCCTGTTGACGTGCGCTTCATCGAATTCATGCCCATGGGCGGCGGCACCAGTTGGACGGAAGACCAGTTCTGGGGCGCCCCGGACATCCTGTCGGCGGCGGGGCGGCTGGCGGACCTTGTCCCCCTGGCCCCCGGCGAGCGGCGCAAGGGACCGGCCAAGCTGTGGGGCATCGCCGGGGGGCTGGGCCGCTTCGGGCTCATCACGCCCCTGTCCGACCATTTCTGCGGCGATTGCAACCGCCTGCGCGTGACCCCCGACGGGCGGCTGCGCACCTGCCTGTTCTCCGACCGCGAATACCGGCTGCGCCCGTTGTTGCGCCATCCAAAGCTGGGGCCGGACGCGGTGCGCAGGGTGCTGCGCCTAGCCAACCGCCGCAAGCCGCTGGGGTACCAGTTGCTGGCCAGGGTGCGTGCGGGCCAACTGGCCGAATTGCGGGGAACGGGGCAAGAACTGCCCAACGCCCCGTGCGAGGGCGGCACCGCCGTGGCCAATCGCCGCATGAGCGCCATCGGCGGGTAG
- a CDS encoding carbon starvation protein A — translation MNALTLVFAALCVFAIAYRFYGLFLTRTVLGVKPGRPTPAVRMADGHDYVETNKYVLFGHHFAAIAAAGPLLGPVLAAQFGYLPGTLWILIGCVVAGAVHDTVVLFASIRHKGQSLAYIAGKEIDKFTGSVASFAVLFILILTLAGLSIAVVNAMHDSAWGTFTVFATIPIALLMGVYLHVWRDGDVKGASIIGVVLLALAILAGPYVVEHPVLSSWFNMSRHTIALSIPVYGFAASVLPVWLLLCPRDYLSTYLKIGTIAALAIGIFWVHPTLQMEALTPFVNGGGPIIPGAVFPFLFITIACGALSGFHAIIATGTTPKMIGSERDLLFVGYGAMLTEGFVAIMALIAACVLAPADYFAINAAPAVFAKLGMTTVDLPQLAAAVGENIQGRPGGAVSLAVGMAHIFSSIPFMEHLMSYWYHFAIMFEAVFILTAVDTGTRVGRFFLQEMIGTVIPKFAEKRWMPGILITSALFTASWGYLVYTGDISTIWPLFGMSNQLLAAVGLLIGTTMIIRMNKAKYAWMTAIPGLSMVGITFWAGYLNVMNNYLPKGLYLLSTLAIIVMCLMAVVIVGTVKRWMQLLAIQKTVTDEDGDDVLEVVTE, via the coding sequence ATGAACGCATTGACGCTTGTCTTCGCTGCACTATGCGTCTTCGCCATCGCCTATCGCTTCTACGGGCTTTTCCTGACCCGCACGGTTCTGGGGGTAAAACCCGGCAGACCGACCCCGGCGGTACGCATGGCCGATGGCCACGACTACGTGGAAACCAACAAGTACGTGCTCTTCGGACACCATTTCGCCGCCATCGCGGCGGCAGGCCCGCTGCTTGGCCCGGTGCTGGCCGCACAGTTCGGCTATCTGCCGGGCACCCTTTGGATCCTGATCGGCTGCGTGGTGGCGGGCGCGGTGCATGACACCGTGGTGCTGTTCGCCTCCATCCGCCACAAGGGGCAAAGCCTTGCCTACATCGCTGGCAAGGAAATCGACAAGTTCACCGGCTCAGTGGCCTCGTTCGCGGTGCTGTTCATCCTCATCCTGACCCTGGCGGGCCTGTCCATCGCCGTGGTCAACGCCATGCACGACAGCGCGTGGGGCACCTTCACCGTGTTCGCCACCATTCCCATCGCGCTGCTGATGGGCGTGTACCTGCACGTGTGGCGTGACGGCGACGTGAAGGGCGCTTCCATCATCGGCGTGGTGCTGCTGGCCCTGGCCATTCTGGCTGGCCCGTACGTTGTGGAGCACCCGGTGCTGTCCTCGTGGTTCAACATGTCGCGCCACACCATCGCGCTGTCCATCCCGGTGTACGGCTTTGCCGCGTCGGTACTGCCGGTGTGGCTGCTGCTGTGCCCGCGCGACTACCTGTCCACCTACCTGAAGATCGGCACCATCGCGGCGCTGGCCATCGGCATCTTCTGGGTGCATCCCACCTTGCAGATGGAAGCCCTTACCCCGTTCGTGAACGGCGGCGGCCCCATCATCCCCGGTGCGGTGTTCCCGTTCCTGTTCATCACCATCGCCTGCGGAGCGCTGTCAGGCTTCCACGCCATCATCGCCACCGGCACCACCCCCAAGATGATCGGCAGCGAACGTGACCTGCTGTTCGTGGGCTACGGCGCCATGCTTACCGAAGGCTTCGTGGCCATCATGGCCCTGATTGCCGCCTGCGTGCTGGCGCCTGCCGACTACTTTGCCATCAACGCCGCCCCCGCCGTGTTTGCCAAGCTGGGCATGACCACCGTGGACCTGCCGCAGCTTGCCGCCGCCGTGGGCGAAAACATCCAGGGCCGTCCCGGCGGCGCGGTGTCGCTGGCCGTGGGCATGGCGCACATCTTCTCGTCCATCCCGTTCATGGAACACCTGATGTCGTACTGGTACCACTTTGCCATCATGTTCGAAGCGGTGTTCATCCTCACCGCCGTGGACACCGGCACCCGCGTGGGCCGCTTCTTCCTGCAGGAAATGATCGGCACGGTGATTCCCAAGTTCGCCGAAAAGCGCTGGATGCCCGGCATCCTGATCACCAGCGCCCTGTTTACCGCATCGTGGGGGTACCTGGTGTACACTGGCGACATCTCGACCATCTGGCCTCTGTTCGGCATGTCCAACCAATTGCTGGCCGCCGTGGGCCTGCTGATCGGCACCACCATGATCATCCGCATGAACAAGGCCAAGTATGCGTGGATGACCGCCATTCCCGGCCTGTCCATGGTGGGCATCACCTTCTGGGCTGGCTACCTGAACGTGATGAACAACTACCTGCCCAAGGGCCTGTACCTGCTCTCCACGCTGGCCATCATCGTCATGTGCCTGATGGCGGTGGTCATCGTGGGCACGGTGAAGCGCTGGATGCAACTGCTGGCCATCCAGAAGACCGTCACCGACGAGGACGGCGACGACGTGCTGGAAGTAGTGACGGAGTAA